In Asterias rubens chromosome 10, eAstRub1.3, whole genome shotgun sequence, the following proteins share a genomic window:
- the LOC117295661 gene encoding uncharacterized protein LOC117295661: protein MPWNSPSITRHPNTIPGHQQLIGPNNEDIVKIDDFSYRALIDSGSQVTSITEDLWKEHPKLGNLALSSADVSIEGASGHRVPYLGVIPVSLTIMNVVYEDVPAFVVPTDKYRRDVPILIGTNVIRTSKRDQQIKGGVNYMKLLQIENPAWHAAFSNTTNSEPGDQRGSIGYAKYIGRSVRVIPPGKEEDIICQAPSNQGFPYTVVVENLLQTSSCLKVSNLVADIGPNCRVPVRLCNISAKPIVIKRNSRLAQLSSILRVDDIPVQEQSGNSPSTASVRSATVTDTVPTIIPNLDLSKSALENEAQTQQLDNLLHEFSDVFSSNSLDFGCTSTIKHSIPLIDDQPFRLPHRRIPAAQYQAVKDHLKGMEESGAIRRSKSPYASPIVIAHKKDGSLRICIDYRQLNNKTVRDAYPLPRIEEALDALGKALLFTTLDLTSGYW, encoded by the coding sequence ATGCCATGGAATTCTCCTTCAATAACTCGACACCCTAACACAATACCTGGTCATCAACAACTTATTGGTCCCAATAATGAAGACATCGTGAAGATTGACGACTTCAGTTACAGAGCACTAATCGATTCTGGTTCACAGGTTACTTCAATAACAGAGGACCTATGGAAAGAACACCCCAAACTCGGAAATCTCGCTCTCTCTTCAGCAGATGTCTCCATCGAAGGTGCTAGTGGTCACCGAGTACCCTATTTAGGCGTCATTCCTGTATCACTCACAATCATGAACGTTGTCTACGAAGACGTCCCAGCCTTTGTTGTACCAACAGATAAGTACCGCAGAGATGTTCCCATTCTGATAGGCACAAACGTGATAAGAACTTCAAAAAGAGACCAACAGATAAAGGGAGGTGTAAACTACATGAAGCTACTCCAGATAGAAAATCCAGCATGGCATGCAGCTTTCAGCAACACTACCAACTCAGAACCTGGAGATCAGCGTGGTTCGATCGGTTACGCAAAGTACATTGGTCGCTCTGTTCGTGTGATTCCACCgggaaaagaagaagacatCATTTGTCAAGCGCCTAGTAACCAAGGTTTTCCCTACACGGTTGTTGTTGAAAATCTTCTTCAAACCTCATCTTGTCTGAAGGTTAGCAACTTGGTAGCAGACATTGGTCCCAACTGCCGAGTACCTGTTAGACTGTGTAATATCTCAGCAAAGCCCATTGTCATCAAGCGCAACAGTAGACTAGCCCAACTGTCATCCATACTACGAGTTGATGATATACCTGTTCAAGAGCAATCTGGAAACTCTCCTTCAACCGCAAGTGTTAGAAGTGCCACAGTCACAGACACGGTGCCTACCATCATTCCAAATCTTGATTTATCCAAATCAGCACTCGAGAACGAGGCACAGACACAACAGCTGGACAATCTCCTTCATGAGTTCTCAGATGTATTTTCATCCAACTCACTTGACTTTGGCTGTACCTCAACCATCAAACACAGCATTCCGCTCATAGACGACCAACCATTTCGACTCCCTCATCGCAGAATTCCAGCCGCTCAATACCAAGCAGTTAAGGATCATCTGAAAGGAATGGAGGAATCAGGCGCCATCCGCCGGAGTAAGAGTCCATACGCCTCTCCAATCGTGATAGCGCACAAGAAAGATGGCTCCCTCCGTATATGCATCGACTATCGTCAGCTGAATAATAAGACAGTTCGCGATGCATATCCTCTTCCTCGCATCGAAGAAGCTTTAGATGCCCTTGGTAAAGCCCTTCTGTTCACGACGTTAGATTTGACATCAGGCTATTGGTAG